A section of the Leptidea sinapis chromosome 26, ilLepSina1.1, whole genome shotgun sequence genome encodes:
- the LOC126972450 gene encoding dynein regulatory complex subunit 3-like, giving the protein MSENKSLNTFIIHPEIEPGVIDNAMITRCILEYGPTEEAGRLFAEEGVHLDEAPIVRLEFQNILRIDHLWMLKSLRKLTLAHNLIEKIENLEQLTGLNELDLSFNKIEKIENLEALVNIEILTLFHNKIRKLENMETLEKLLVFSIGDNLIEDYKEMAYLRQFRFLRSVSFKGNPCCDDPMTNAFLKSALVRVSYLDYKLITDEERENGAVLFRGLLHRLDEADDKSEIARLAKEEYDAKVEFYALSFVEYLSGPELLESMFEKDPDGALLLQLGGELLGFYEQYKELYVETMSGLVEFAQEAYNARQNEVKLFKDLVDNALEDSVKRSKVVVDEFQEKKKPLMDQMNEIIGKVTAKQATLEQMETNIIDAGESFNDIVYDLWKKLMTIEMQLYEQCEESRVQFAVNLTEMITKLLEASRNAFGAWREHEGIWSMRQFETLSKLLGNKVMLGDAPPALFEIMMDRDLMMNLVAQSSDNHMRFIDDREDRLTTRANNWRDELVQGANDNEIKRNRDRILEIYYFIDNQREEWTDMQMSMTETVDPETAALLADEF; this is encoded by the exons ATGAGTGAAAATAAATCATTGAATACATTTATTATACACCCCGAAATTGAACCAGGTGTAATTGACAATGCAATGATAACGAGATGCATACTTGAATATG gTCCAACCGAGGAAGCTGGAAGACTATTCGCTGAAGAAGGAGTTCACTTAGACGAAGCACCAATAGTTAGATTAGAGTTTCAAAACATACTGAGAATTGATCACCTTTGGATGCTTAAATCACTTCGCAAACTTACACTGGCTcacaatttaattgaaaagatcGAAAATTTGGAACAGTTAACAGGTCTTAATGAACTAGATTTATCTTTCAACAAAATAGAGAAAATTGAAAACCTTGAAGCTCTGGTTAACATAGAAATATTGACGTTGTTTCACAACAAAATCAGGAAGTTGGAGAATATGGAAACATTAGAAAAACTTCTCGTCTTTAGTATTGGTGATAATCTCATAGAAGACTACAAAGAG ATGGCATACTTACGGCAATTTCGTTTTCTTCGTTCCGTCAGCTTTAAAGGTAACCCATGTTGTGACGATCCAATGACAAACGCGTTTCTCAAATCAGCTTTGGTTCGAGTAAGCTACTTAGATTATAAACTTATAACAGACGAGGAGAGAGAAAATGGAGCAGTATTATTCCG TGGATTGCTTCATCGATTGGATGAGGCAGATGATAAGTCAGAGATTGCAAGACTAGCAAAAGAAGAATATGATGCCAAAGTGGAGTTCTACGCGCTTTCGTTTGTCGAATATCTGAGTGGGCCGGAGTTACTTGAGTCGATGTTCGAGAAGGACCCGGATGGCGCTCTGCTATTGCAGCTCGGTGGAGAACTGTTGGGCTTCTATGAACA ATATAAAGAATTATACGTTGAAACGATGTCTGGTCTGGTCGAATTTGCTCAAGAAGCGTATAATGCCAGACAAaatgaagtgaaactttttaagGATCTCGTAGACAATGCATTAGAGGATAGTGTCAAGAGAAGTAAAGT TGTCGTGGATGAATTTCAAGAAAAGAAGAAACCACTGATGGACCAGATGAACGAAATAATCGGTAAAGTGACAGCTAAGCAAGCGACCTTAGAGCAAATGGAGACAAATATTATCGACGCGGGAGAAAGTTTTAACGATATTGTCTATGACCTATGGAAGAAGTTGATGACGATTGAAATGCAGTTATATGAACAATGTGAG GAGTCCCGAGTACAATTTGCGGTGAACTTGACAGAGATGATAACAAAACTTCTGGAGGCTTCCAGAAATGCATTCGGAGCGTGGCGTGAGCACGAAGGGATATGGTCAATGCGACAGTTCGAGACACTCTCGAAACTATTAGGGAATAAAGTTATGCTGGGAGATGCCCCGCCTGCGCTCTTTGAA ATAATGATGGACCGTGATCTGATGATGAACTTGGTTGCCCAGTCCTCGGACAATCACATGAGGTTCATTGACGACCGAGAAGACCGTCTAACGACCCGTGCTAACAATTGGCGAGATGAGCTGGTACAGGGCGCTAATGA